A portion of the Lolium rigidum isolate FL_2022 chromosome 1, APGP_CSIRO_Lrig_0.1, whole genome shotgun sequence genome contains these proteins:
- the LOC124708077 gene encoding probable peroxygenase 5 has translation MALFHATCCALALALTTVLLFVPRSALADVYNHELTPLQKHIAFFDRDKDGVIYPSETYQGFRAIGCGVGLSAFSAVFIHGLLGPRTVPENMKAPAFKFPIYVKCIHKGKHGSDSGVYDAQGRFVPEKFEGIFKKHAHTRPDALTGKELNEMLQENREPNDIRGRVGGYTEWKLLYSLCKDKDGFLHKETVRAVYDGSLFEKMERERKEVRESAKKK, from the exons ATGGCTCTGTTTCACGCTACCTGCTGCGCTCTCGCGCTAGCGCTCACCACGGTGCTCCTCTTTGTGCCGCGTTCAGCGCTGGCGGACGTGTACAACCACGAGCTGACGCCGCTGCAGAAGCACATCGCCTTCTTCGACAGGGACAAGGACGGCGTCATCTACCCCTCCGAGACCTACCAAG GGTTCCGCGCGATCGGCTGCGGGGTGGGGCTCTCCGCCTTCAGCGCCGTCTTCATCCACGGCTTGCTCGGCCCCCGGACTGTACCG GAGAACATGAAGGCTCCAGCTTTCAAGTTCCCCATCTACGTTAAGTGCATCCACAAGGGCAAGCATGGGAGCGATTCCGGCGTGTACGATGCTCAAGGAAG GTTCGTTCCTGAAAAGTTTGAGGGCATATTCAAGAAGCATGCCCACACCAGGCCTGATGCCCTAACAGGCAAAGAGCTGAATGAAATGCTTCAAGAAAACAGGGAGCCTAATGACATAAGAGGACG GGTGGGTGGCTACACAGAGTGGAAACTTCTCTACTCGCTGTGCAAAGACAAGGATGGGTTTCTTCACAAGGAGACTGTTAGGGCAGTCTATGACGGCAGCCTGTTTGAGAAGATGGAGCGGGAGAGGAAGGAAGTTAGGGAATCTGCGAAGAAGAAATAA